A genome region from Dolichospermum compactum NIES-806 includes the following:
- a CDS encoding transposase, giving the protein AYNPDIHRRRSIRLKGYDYSQAGAYFVTICVNHRRSLFGSIQAGIMYPSPAGEMVQIVWDEIPNHYQGLDIDAFVLMPNHIHGIILLEPYNSLKLGDVVHRFKSLTTTKYRHSVYEKEWPAFEKRLWQRNYYEHIIRNEKSCDRLREYIRDNPILWDVDTLHPNNPENFPT; this is encoded by the coding sequence GGCGTATAATCCTGATATTCATCGTCGCCGTTCTATTCGCCTGAAAGGATATGATTATTCTCAGGCAGGGGCGTATTTTGTGACTATTTGTGTTAACCACAGGCGATCGCTCTTTGGTAGTATTCAAGCAGGTATTATGTACCCTTCACCCGCAGGAGAAATGGTACAAATTGTTTGGGATGAAATTCCTAACCATTACCAAGGACTTGATATTGATGCCTTCGTTTTGATGCCTAACCACATTCATGGTATTATTCTTCTTGAACCTTATAATTCCCTGAAATTAGGTGATGTGGTTCATCGGTTTAAGTCTTTAACTACTACTAAATATCGTCATAGTGTTTATGAAAAGGAATGGCCAGCCTTTGAAAAAAGACTATGGCAACGCAATTATTATGAACACATTATTCGTAACGAAAAATCATGCGATCGCTTGCGAGAATATATAAGAGATAATCCAATCTTATGGGATGTTGACACTCTCCATCCCAACAACCCCGAAAATTTCCCCACGTAG
- a CDS encoding ABC transporter permease has product MDILESVKMATTTLLANKLRSSLTMLGIIIGNASVIAMIGIGEGAQALATKQFASLGPNTLFIIPGSPGSRGRVTTMPRTLVLQDAKAIAKQVRAVKEVAPEINNRSTITYRNKSTTSTVIGTTPNYITVRSFEIKEGRFFNDFDLKRNRRVAVLAPDLANKLFDNQNPVGQKIRIQNTTFEVIGLTVAKGSSFGNNSDDTVFIPINTMFSRLVGRTSPFGINVSLISVSAQDENSISAAEFQMTNLLRRRHKIVREDDFTIQSQKNILEITNTITSGLTLMLAAIASISLFVGGIGIMNIMLVSVTERTQEIGLRKAIGATQQDILLQFMIEAVILSVAGGLIGIALGGGSIILVGILTPLEAAISPSAVMLAASVSGAIGLFFGVVPARRAAQLDPMVALRTA; this is encoded by the coding sequence ATGGACATTTTAGAAAGTGTGAAAATGGCAACTACTACCTTATTAGCTAATAAGTTACGAAGTAGTTTAACCATGTTAGGGATTATTATTGGTAATGCTTCGGTAATTGCCATGATTGGTATTGGAGAAGGCGCACAAGCACTGGCAACTAAGCAATTTGCATCATTAGGTCCAAATACCTTATTTATTATCCCTGGGAGTCCAGGAAGCCGGGGAAGGGTGACAACAATGCCGAGAACCTTGGTTTTACAAGATGCGAAGGCGATCGCTAAACAAGTCCGTGCAGTTAAAGAAGTTGCCCCAGAAATTAATAACAGAAGTACAATCACCTATAGAAATAAAAGTACAACTAGTACAGTGATCGGCACTACGCCTAATTATATAACAGTCCGTAGTTTTGAAATTAAAGAAGGCAGATTTTTTAATGACTTTGATCTTAAACGTAATAGAAGGGTAGCAGTATTAGCACCAGATTTAGCCAACAAACTCTTTGATAATCAAAATCCTGTTGGTCAAAAAATCCGTATTCAAAATACTACTTTTGAGGTGATTGGCTTAACAGTAGCCAAAGGTTCATCCTTTGGTAATAACAGCGATGATACAGTTTTTATTCCTATTAATACTATGTTTAGTCGGCTGGTGGGAAGAACATCCCCCTTTGGTATTAATGTTTCTTTAATTTCTGTATCTGCTCAAGATGAAAATAGCATCTCCGCCGCAGAATTTCAAATGACAAACTTACTCCGTCGCCGGCACAAAATTGTCCGTGAAGATGATTTTACGATTCAAAGCCAAAAAAATATCTTGGAAATTACCAATACAATTACCAGCGGATTGACACTAATGTTAGCTGCGATCGCTAGTATTTCTTTGTTTGTGGGCGGTATTGGCATTATGAATATTATGCTAGTTTCTGTCACGGAACGTACCCAAGAAATTGGACTGCGTAAAGCTATTGGTGCAACTCAACAAGACATTCTTTTACAATTCATGATTGAAGCCGTGATTTTATCAGTAGCTGGTGGTTTAATCGGCATTGCTTTAGGCGGTGGTAGCATCATTTTAGTTGGTATCCTTACCCCTTTAGAGGCGGCAATTTCACCAAGTGCAGTCATGTTAGCTGCTAGTGTTTCTGGTGCGATTGGTTTATTTTTTGGTGTCGTTCCTGCCCGTCGTGCGGCTCAACTTGATCCCATGGTAGCATTGAGAACGGCGTGA
- a CDS encoding efflux RND transporter periplasmic adaptor subunit — translation MIFYIEIPLIGKKVKYPYRWLIGLIASGVLIVGTTATIKTIQQKNKPPDISKLTVPVEAKSVTVRITASGKVQPIQSVNISPKSPGLLAALNVEQGDTVKEGQIIARMDNSEIKMRILQYKANLDQAKAQLADSQAGSRPEEIAQAKARVEQAQAQLAIIRDGNRLQEIQQAQAQVDSAKASVTLTQSRVKRYQDLAKDGAISQDSLEQYVSENSKAKANLEEAQRRLSLLKVGNRNQDIQKQEAIVNQEKEGLRKLENGNRPQEIAKLRAAVASAEAQLKQQQVQLEDTIIRAPFSGIVTQRYATVGAYVSPAISASSDASATSTSIVALARGLEVLAKVPEVDIPQIKRGQKVEIAIDAYPDEVFHGTVRLIAPEAVVDQNVTSFQVRVAIDETANKLRSGMNVSEVTFIGNNIQNALLIPQELIVTQKGKTGVWLLGEKNKPQFKLVTIGANIDSQIQVLEGLKAGDRIFIDLPKTKGKGNKEPEK, via the coding sequence CAAAAAAATAAACCACCAGATATTAGTAAATTAACTGTTCCGGTAGAAGCAAAAAGCGTAACTGTCCGCATTACTGCTAGTGGCAAAGTTCAACCAATTCAAAGTGTGAATATTAGTCCTAAAAGTCCAGGATTGTTAGCAGCCTTAAATGTTGAACAGGGAGATACTGTCAAAGAAGGACAAATAATTGCTCGCATGGATAATTCGGAAATTAAAATGCGAATTCTCCAATACAAAGCTAATTTAGACCAAGCAAAAGCACAATTAGCAGATAGCCAAGCCGGCAGTCGTCCCGAAGAAATTGCCCAAGCCAAAGCCCGTGTAGAGCAAGCACAGGCTCAATTAGCGATTATCCGAGATGGGAATCGTTTACAGGAAATTCAACAGGCACAGGCTCAAGTAGACTCGGCAAAAGCTTCTGTGACACTTACCCAATCGAGAGTCAAACGTTATCAAGATCTAGCTAAAGATGGGGCTATTTCCCAAGATAGTTTAGAGCAATATGTGAGTGAAAATAGTAAAGCTAAGGCTAATTTGGAGGAAGCACAACGCCGATTATCTTTACTAAAAGTGGGCAACCGCAACCAAGATATTCAAAAGCAAGAAGCAATAGTTAATCAAGAAAAGGAAGGATTACGAAAATTAGAAAATGGTAATCGTCCCCAAGAAATTGCTAAATTAAGAGCAGCAGTAGCTAGTGCTGAGGCTCAGTTAAAACAACAACAGGTGCAACTGGAAGATACCATTATTCGCGCTCCTTTTTCGGGAATTGTGACTCAAAGATATGCGACGGTAGGGGCTTATGTAAGTCCGGCTATTTCTGCTTCTAGTGATGCTTCGGCGACATCTACTTCTATAGTTGCTTTAGCTAGAGGTTTAGAAGTGCTGGCTAAAGTTCCTGAAGTAGATATTCCCCAAATTAAACGGGGACAAAAAGTGGAAATTGCTATTGATGCTTATCCTGATGAAGTTTTTCATGGAACAGTGCGGTTGATTGCTCCCGAAGCGGTAGTTGATCAAAATGTCACATCTTTTCAGGTGCGGGTAGCTATTGATGAGACAGCAAATAAACTGCGTTCGGGAATGAATGTTAGTGAAGTGACATTTATTGGTAATAATATCCAAAATGCACTGTTAATACCTCAAGAGTTAATAGTTACTCAAAAGGGAAAAACAGGTGTATGGCTGTTGGGTGAAAAAAATAAACCCCAGTTTAAGTTAGTCACAATTGGCGCAAATATTGATAGCCAAATTCAGGTTTTAGAAGGGTTAAAAGCAGGCGATCGCATATTTATTGATCTACCTAAAACCAAGGGTAAAGGAAATAAAGAACCGGAAAAATGA